In bacterium, the genomic stretch CGCACGGCAGGCGACCGGGGGCGCAGGCGGATGACCACTAGGCGTTTGATCTGGATCGTCGGCGGTGGCCTCGTGGCTCGAGCCGCGCTCGCGGCATCCTTTCCTGTGCTCCCAGACGAAGCCTACTATTGGGTCTGGGCCCATCATCTCGATTGGGGCTATCCGGATCATCCTCCGATGATCGCGTATC encodes the following:
- a CDS encoding glycosyl transferase, with protein sequence MTTRRLIWIVGGGLVARAALAASFPVLPDEAYYWVWAHHLDWGYPDHPPMIAYLIAMTTLVWNGSFWVRLSPLVLGAATSYTLFLLGREMFD